A section of the Bacillus sp. HSf4 genome encodes:
- a CDS encoding 50S ribosomal protein L7ae-like protein, whose product MSYDKVSQAQSIIIGTKQTVKALKRNSVKEVVVAKDADPHLTAGVIHLANEQGVPVSLAESMKKLGKACGIEVGAAAVAIIQ is encoded by the coding sequence ATGTCTTATGATAAAGTATCACAGGCTCAATCAATCATCATCGGTACGAAGCAGACAGTTAAAGCACTCAAACGAAATTCTGTGAAGGAAGTTGTCGTTGCGAAAGACGCAGATCCCCATCTGACAGCAGGTGTTATTCACCTGGCGAATGAACAGGGTGTTCCCGTCTCATTGGCTGAGTCCATGAAAAAGCTCGGCAAAGCTTGCGGAATTGAAGTCGGTGCGGCAGCTGTTGCCATTATTCAATAA
- the rpsL gene encoding 30S ribosomal protein S12, protein MPTINQLVRKGRVNKVETSKSPALNKGYNSFKKEHTNVSSPQKRGVCTRVGTMTPKKPNSALRKYARVRLTNGIEVTAYIPGIGHNLQEHSVVLIRGGRVKDLPGVRYHIVRGALDTAGVENRAQGRSKYGTKRPKKK, encoded by the coding sequence ATGCCTACAATTAATCAGTTAGTACGCAAGGGACGTGTGAACAAAGTTGAAACTTCCAAGTCTCCTGCACTTAACAAAGGATACAACAGCTTTAAGAAAGAGCACACTAACGTGTCTTCACCACAAAAACGCGGGGTATGTACTCGTGTTGGTACAATGACACCGAAGAAGCCGAACTCAGCGCTTCGTAAATATGCCCGTGTTCGTTTGACAAACGGAATCGAGGTTACTGCCTACATTCCTGGTATCGGACACAACCTGCAAGAGCACAGTGTCGTATTAATCCGCGGCGGACGTGTTAAAGACTTACCGGGGGTACGCTACCACATCGTGCGTGGCGCACTTGATACTGCCGGAGTTGAAAACCGTGCACAAGGCCGTTCTAAATACGGTACAAAACGTCCTAAGAAAAAATAA
- the rpsG gene encoding 30S ribosomal protein S7: MPRKGPVAKRDVLPDPIYNSKLVTRLINKMMIDGKKGKAQTILYKSFDIIKERTGNDAMEVFEQALKNIMPVLEVKARRVGGANYQVPVEVRPERRTTLGLRWLVNYARLRGEKTMEERLANEILDAANNTGAAVKKREDTHKMAEANKAFAHYRW, translated from the coding sequence ATGCCACGTAAAGGTCCTGTAGCAAAAAGAGACGTTTTACCTGATCCGATTTACAATTCTAAGCTGGTTACTCGTTTGATCAACAAAATGATGATCGACGGTAAAAAAGGTAAAGCTCAAACAATCCTATACAAGTCATTCGATATCATTAAAGAACGTACCGGCAACGATGCAATGGAGGTTTTCGAACAAGCATTGAAAAACATCATGCCTGTACTTGAAGTAAAAGCACGCCGTGTAGGTGGTGCGAACTACCAAGTGCCTGTAGAGGTTCGTCCTGAACGTCGTACGACTCTTGGACTTCGCTGGTTGGTAAACTACGCTCGTCTTCGCGGAGAAAAAACGATGGAAGAGCGTTTAGCCAACGAAATTTTAGATGCAGCCAACAACACTGGTGCTGCTGTTAAGAAACGTGAAGATACTCATAAGATGGCTGAAGCGAACAAAGCGTTTGCTCACTATCGCTGGTAA
- the fusA gene encoding elongation factor G, which translates to MAREFSLEKTRNIGIMAHIDAGKTTTTERILFYTGRIHKIGETHEGASQMDWMEQEQERGITITSAATTAQWKGHRVNIIDTPGHVDFTVEVERSLRVLDGAVAVLDAQSGVEPQTETVWRQATTYGVPRIVFVNKMDKTGADFLYSVGTLRDRLEANAHAIQLPIGAEDNFEGIIDLVENVAYYYEDDLGTRSEAREIPAEYKDKAEELRASLIEAVAELDEELMMKYLEGEEITIDELKAAIRKGTCNVEFYPVLCGSAFKNKGVQLVLDAVLDYLPAPTDVEAIKGIVPDTDEEVTRESSDDAPFSALAFKVMTDPYVGKLTFFRVYSGTLDSGSYVRNSTKGKRERVGRILQMHANSREEISTVYAGDIAAAVGLKDTTTGDTLCDEKSLVILESMEFPEPVIHVAIEPKSKADQDKMSTALSKLAEEDPTFRAHTDAETGQTIIGGMGELHLDIIVDRMKREFKVEANVGAPQVAYRETFRASAQVEGKFVRQSGGRGQFGHVWIEFSPNEEGKGFEFENAIVGGVVPREYIPAVQAGLEDALQNGVIAGYPVIDIKAKLYDGSYHDVDSNEMAFKIAASMALKNAASKCSPVLLEPIAKVEVVIPEEYMGDIMGDITSRRGRVEGMEGRGNAQVVRAMVPLSEMFGYATALRSNTQGRGTFTMHFDHYEEVPKSISDEIIKKNKGE; encoded by the coding sequence ATGGCAAGAGAGTTCTCCTTAGAAAAAACTCGTAATATCGGGATCATGGCTCACATCGATGCCGGTAAGACGACAACAACTGAACGTATCTTGTTCTATACAGGCCGTATTCATAAAATTGGTGAAACTCATGAAGGGGCTTCCCAAATGGACTGGATGGAGCAGGAACAAGAACGCGGTATCACGATTACATCTGCTGCGACAACCGCACAATGGAAAGGCCACCGCGTTAACATCATCGATACACCAGGACACGTAGACTTCACTGTAGAGGTTGAACGTTCCCTGCGCGTACTTGATGGTGCCGTTGCCGTTCTTGACGCTCAATCAGGCGTTGAGCCGCAAACTGAAACAGTTTGGCGTCAGGCAACAACTTACGGAGTACCTCGTATCGTATTTGTCAACAAAATGGACAAAACCGGTGCGGATTTCCTTTACTCTGTAGGAACTCTTAGAGACCGTCTTGAGGCAAACGCTCACGCGATCCAATTACCGATTGGCGCCGAAGACAACTTTGAAGGGATCATCGATCTTGTAGAAAACGTTGCGTATTACTACGAAGATGATCTTGGAACACGCTCTGAAGCGCGTGAAATCCCTGCTGAGTACAAAGATAAAGCTGAAGAGCTTCGCGCCAGCTTAATTGAAGCTGTTGCTGAGCTTGATGAAGAGCTTATGATGAAGTACTTGGAAGGCGAAGAAATCACAATTGACGAGCTGAAAGCAGCAATCCGTAAAGGAACTTGTAACGTTGAGTTCTACCCGGTTCTTTGTGGTTCAGCTTTCAAAAACAAAGGTGTTCAATTAGTGCTTGATGCAGTTCTTGACTACCTTCCAGCTCCAACTGATGTTGAAGCGATCAAAGGTATTGTGCCTGATACTGACGAAGAGGTTACTCGTGAGTCTTCTGACGATGCACCTTTCTCAGCGTTGGCATTTAAAGTTATGACCGACCCTTATGTCGGTAAACTGACATTCTTCCGTGTGTACTCAGGAACGCTTGATTCCGGTTCATACGTAAGAAACTCAACAAAAGGCAAACGTGAGCGTGTCGGACGTATCCTGCAAATGCACGCCAACAGCCGTGAAGAAATCTCTACTGTATACGCAGGAGATATCGCAGCAGCTGTAGGTCTGAAAGATACGACGACTGGTGACACGCTTTGCGACGAGAAAAGCCTGGTTATCCTGGAATCAATGGAATTCCCTGAGCCGGTTATCCACGTTGCAATCGAGCCTAAGTCAAAAGCCGACCAAGACAAAATGTCTACAGCGCTGTCTAAACTGGCTGAAGAAGATCCAACTTTCCGCGCGCATACCGATGCGGAAACTGGTCAAACGATCATCGGCGGTATGGGTGAGCTTCACCTTGATATCATCGTTGACCGTATGAAACGCGAATTTAAAGTTGAAGCCAACGTAGGTGCTCCTCAAGTTGCGTATCGTGAAACATTCCGTGCGAGCGCGCAAGTTGAAGGTAAATTCGTACGTCAATCTGGTGGACGCGGACAATTCGGACACGTTTGGATCGAATTCTCTCCAAACGAAGAAGGAAAAGGCTTTGAATTCGAAAACGCAATCGTCGGTGGTGTCGTTCCACGTGAATACATTCCGGCTGTTCAAGCGGGACTTGAAGATGCGCTGCAAAACGGTGTAATCGCAGGCTACCCGGTTATCGACATCAAAGCTAAATTGTATGATGGTTCTTACCATGATGTTGACTCAAACGAAATGGCGTTTAAAATCGCCGCTTCTATGGCGCTTAAAAACGCTGCAAGCAAATGTAGCCCGGTTCTTCTTGAGCCGATTGCGAAAGTTGAAGTCGTTATCCCTGAAGAATACATGGGAGACATCATGGGTGACATCACATCACGCCGTGGACGCGTAGAAGGTATGGAAGGCCGCGGAAACGCTCAAGTTGTTCGCGCAATGGTTCCGCTTTCTGAAATGTTTGGATACGCAACTGCGCTTCGTTCAAACACGCAAGGCCGCGGTACGTTCACAATGCACTTTGATCACTATGAAGAAGTGCCTAAGAGCATCAGTGATGAGATCATCAAAAAAAATAAAGGCGAATAA
- the tuf gene encoding elongation factor Tu: MAKEKFDRSKSHANIGTIGHVDHGKTTLTAAITTVLHKKSGKGTAMAYDQIDGAPEERERGITISTAHVEYETDTRHYAHVDCPGHADYVKNMITGAAQMDGAILVVSAADGPMPQTREHILLSRNVGVPYIVVFLNKCDMVDDEELLELVEMEVRDLLSEYEFPGDDVPVIKGSALKALEGDADYEAKIFELMDAVDEYIPTPERDTDKPFMMPVEDVFSITGRGTVATGRVERGQVKVGDEVEIIGLQEENKKTTVTGVEMFRKLLDYAEAGDNIGALLRGVSREEIQRGQVLAQPGTITPHKKFKAEVYVLSKEEGGRHTPFFSNYRPQFYFRTTDVTGIIQLPEGVEMVMPGDNIEMTVELISTIAIEDGTRFSIREGGRTVGSGVVTSITE; this comes from the coding sequence ATGGCTAAAGAAAAATTCGACCGTTCCAAATCACATGCCAACATTGGTACAATTGGACACGTTGACCATGGTAAAACTACATTAACAGCTGCTATCACTACAGTACTTCATAAGAAATCTGGTAAAGGTACTGCTATGGCATACGACCAAATCGATGGTGCTCCAGAAGAGCGCGAGCGTGGAATCACAATCTCTACTGCACACGTTGAGTATGAAACTGATACTCGTCACTATGCACACGTTGACTGCCCAGGACACGCTGACTATGTTAAAAACATGATCACAGGTGCTGCGCAAATGGACGGAGCGATCCTTGTTGTATCTGCTGCTGACGGCCCAATGCCGCAAACTCGTGAGCACATCCTTCTTTCTCGTAACGTTGGCGTGCCTTACATCGTAGTATTCTTGAACAAATGCGACATGGTAGACGATGAAGAGCTTCTTGAACTAGTTGAAATGGAAGTTCGTGACCTTCTTTCTGAGTACGAATTCCCTGGTGATGATGTACCAGTTATCAAAGGTTCTGCTCTTAAAGCTCTTGAAGGTGATGCTGATTACGAAGCTAAAATCTTCGAACTGATGGATGCGGTTGACGAGTACATCCCAACTCCAGAGCGCGATACTGACAAACCATTCATGATGCCTGTTGAGGACGTATTCTCAATCACTGGTCGTGGAACAGTTGCTACTGGACGCGTAGAGCGCGGTCAAGTTAAAGTCGGTGACGAAGTTGAAATCATCGGTCTTCAAGAAGAAAACAAGAAAACAACTGTTACAGGTGTTGAAATGTTCCGTAAGCTTCTTGACTATGCTGAAGCTGGAGACAACATCGGTGCACTTCTTCGCGGTGTATCTCGTGAAGAAATCCAACGTGGTCAAGTACTTGCTCAACCAGGTACTATCACTCCGCACAAAAAATTTAAAGCTGAAGTTTACGTTCTTTCTAAAGAAGAGGGTGGACGTCACACTCCATTCTTCTCTAACTACCGTCCTCAGTTCTACTTCCGTACAACTGACGTAACGGGTATCATTCAGCTTCCAGAAGGCGTAGAAATGGTTATGCCTGGAGACAACATCGAAATGACTGTTGAATTGATTTCAACAATCGCGATCGAAGACGGAACTCGCTTCTCTATCCGTGAAGGTGGACGTACAGTAGGTTCTGGTGTTGTAACTTCTATCACCGAATAA
- the rpsJ gene encoding 30S ribosomal protein S10, which produces MAKQKIRIRLKAYDHRILDQSAEKIVETAKRSGASVSGPIPLPTEKSVYTILRAVHKYKDSREQFEMRTHKRLIDIVNPTPQTVDALMRLDLPSGVDIEIKL; this is translated from the coding sequence ATGGCAAAACAAAAAATTCGTATTCGTTTAAAAGCGTATGATCATAGAATCCTTGATCAATCTGCTGAGAAGATTGTTGAAACGGCAAAACGTTCCGGTGCCAGCGTATCTGGTCCGATTCCATTGCCAACTGAGAAATCAGTTTACACAATCCTTCGTGCGGTGCACAAATACAAAGATTCTCGTGAGCAATTTGAAATGCGTACACATAAACGTTTAATCGACATTGTGAACCCAACACCGCAAACTGTCGATGCTCTAATGCGATTAGATCTACCATCTGGTGTCGATATCGAAATTAAACTTTAA
- the rplC gene encoding 50S ribosomal protein L3 — MTKGILGRKIGMTQVFAENGDLIPVTVIEAAANVVLQKKTAENDGYEAIQIGFDDKRDKLANKPEKGHVAKAETAPKRFVKELRGVDMDAYEVGQEVKVDIFSNGEIVDVTGTSKGKGFQGAIKRHGQSRGPMSHGSRYHRRPGSMGPVDPNRVFKGKLLPGRMGGEQITVQNLEIVKVDAERNLLLVKGNVPGAKKSLVTIKSAVKSK, encoded by the coding sequence ATGACCAAAGGAATCTTAGGAAGAAAAATTGGTATGACGCAAGTTTTCGCAGAAAACGGTGATCTTATTCCGGTAACTGTTATCGAAGCTGCAGCTAACGTTGTACTTCAAAAGAAAACAGCTGAAAACGACGGCTACGAAGCGATTCAGATCGGTTTTGACGACAAGCGCGATAAGCTTGCCAACAAGCCGGAAAAAGGCCACGTCGCAAAAGCGGAAACTGCACCTAAGCGCTTCGTTAAAGAACTACGCGGAGTGGATATGGATGCGTATGAAGTTGGTCAGGAAGTCAAAGTTGATATTTTCTCTAACGGAGAAATCGTAGATGTAACAGGAACATCAAAAGGTAAAGGTTTCCAAGGTGCGATCAAACGCCACGGACAATCTCGTGGACCTATGTCTCACGGTTCCCGCTACCATCGTCGTCCTGGTTCAATGGGACCGGTAGACCCTAACCGTGTATTCAAAGGAAAACTGTTGCCTGGACGTATGGGCGGAGAGCAGATCACTGTTCAAAACCTTGAAATCGTAAAAGTTGATGCAGAACGCAACCTTCTTTTAGTTAAAGGTAACGTTCCTGGCGCCAAAAAATCTCTAGTCACTATTAAAAGTGCAGTTAAATCTAAATAA
- the rplD gene encoding 50S ribosomal protein L4, protein MPKVALYNQNGSTAGDIELNDSVFGIEPNESVVFDAILMQRASLRQGTHKVKNRSEVSGGGRKPWRQKGTGRARQGSIRSPQWRGGGIVFGPTPRSYAYKLPKKVRRLAIKSALSSKVQDNNLIVLEDLTLDAVKTKEMAAVLTGLSVEKKALIVTADVNETVALSARNLPGVTVVEANGINVLDVVGHEKLVMTKAAVEKVEEVLA, encoded by the coding sequence ATGCCAAAAGTAGCATTATATAACCAAAACGGTTCTACTGCTGGTGATATCGAATTAAACGACTCTGTATTTGGGATCGAGCCAAATGAGAGCGTAGTATTCGACGCTATTCTTATGCAAAGAGCTTCCTTGCGTCAAGGAACTCACAAAGTAAAAAATCGTTCTGAAGTTAGTGGCGGAGGTCGTAAACCTTGGCGTCAAAAAGGCACTGGCCGTGCTCGTCAGGGATCTATCCGTTCACCGCAATGGCGCGGAGGTGGTATCGTATTCGGTCCTACACCACGCAGCTATGCTTATAAATTACCGAAAAAAGTTCGCCGCTTGGCAATCAAATCAGCATTGTCTTCTAAAGTGCAGGACAACAACTTGATCGTTCTTGAAGATCTTACTCTTGATGCGGTTAAAACAAAAGAAATGGCTGCTGTTCTTACAGGCCTTTCTGTTGAGAAAAAAGCTTTAATCGTAACTGCAGATGTAAATGAAACGGTTGCACTTTCTGCCCGTAACCTTCCTGGAGTTACAGTCGTTGAAGCTAACGGAATCAACGTACTTGATGTTGTCGGTCACGAGAAGCTTGTGATGACGAAAGCAGCGGTTGAAAAAGTAGAGGAGGTGCTTGCATAA
- the rplW gene encoding 50S ribosomal protein L23, whose protein sequence is MKDPRDVLKRPVITERSADLMAEKKYTFEVDVRANKTEVKDAVEEIFGVKVEKVNIMNYKGKFKRVGRYSGMTNKRRKAIVKLTADSKEIEIFEA, encoded by the coding sequence ATGAAAGATCCTCGTGATGTTCTTAAGCGCCCCGTCATTACTGAACGTTCTGCTGATTTAATGGCTGAAAAAAAATATACGTTTGAAGTAGACGTAAGAGCTAATAAAACAGAAGTGAAAGATGCAGTTGAAGAAATCTTTGGAGTGAAAGTTGAGAAAGTCAACATAATGAACTACAAAGGGAAATTCAAACGTGTCGGCCGCTACTCTGGTATGACGAACAAACGCAGAAAAGCCATTGTCAAGCTTACTGCAGACAGCAAAGAAATCGAAATTTTTGAAGCTTAA
- the rplB gene encoding 50S ribosomal protein L2 produces MAIKKYKPTSNGRRGMTTSDFAEITTDQPEKSLLAPLHKKGGRNNQGKLTVRHQGGGHKRQYRIIDFKRDKDGIPGRVATVEYDPNRSANIALINYVDGEKRYILAPKGLEVGTEIMSGSEADIKVGNALPLINIPVGTVVHNIELKPGKGGQLVRSAGTSAQVLGKEGKYVLVRLNSGEVRMILSACRATIGQVGNEQHELINIGKAGRSRWKGVRPTVRGSVMNPNDHPHGGGEGRAPIGRKSPMSPWGKPTLGFKTRKKKNKSDKFIVRRRKNK; encoded by the coding sequence ATGGCGATTAAAAAGTACAAACCGACCTCTAACGGACGTCGCGGCATGACGACTTCTGATTTCGCTGAAATCACGACAGATCAGCCGGAAAAATCCTTGCTTGCCCCGCTTCATAAAAAAGGCGGACGTAACAACCAAGGGAAATTGACTGTACGTCATCAAGGCGGCGGACATAAACGCCAATATCGTATTATCGACTTCAAACGCGATAAAGATGGTATACCTGGACGCGTTGCTACAGTTGAATACGATCCAAACCGTTCAGCAAACATTGCTCTAATTAACTATGTAGACGGAGAAAAACGCTACATTTTGGCTCCTAAGGGGCTTGAAGTAGGCACTGAAATCATGTCAGGTTCAGAAGCTGACATTAAAGTAGGTAACGCACTTCCACTGATCAACATCCCAGTTGGTACAGTTGTGCACAATATTGAATTGAAACCAGGAAAAGGCGGACAGCTGGTACGGTCAGCTGGTACATCTGCTCAAGTTCTTGGTAAAGAAGGTAAATACGTTCTTGTACGTCTGAACTCCGGTGAAGTTCGCATGATTCTTTCTGCTTGCCGCGCGACAATCGGTCAAGTGGGTAACGAGCAGCACGAACTGATCAACATCGGTAAAGCAGGACGTTCTCGCTGGAAAGGCGTTCGCCCTACAGTTCGCGGTTCTGTTATGAACCCTAACGATCACCCACACGGCGGTGGTGAAGGACGCGCACCTATCGGACGTAAATCACCTATGTCTCCATGGGGTAAACCAACTCTTGGATTCAAAACTCGCAAGAAAAAGAACAAGTCAGATAAATTCATCGTACGTCGTCGTAAAAATAAATAA
- the rpsS gene encoding 30S ribosomal protein S19, giving the protein MARSLKKGPFVDDHLMTKIEKLNETDKKQVVKTWSRRSTIFPQFIGHTIAVYDGRKHVPVYISEDMVGHKLGEFAPTRTYKGHASDDKKTRR; this is encoded by the coding sequence ATGGCTCGCAGCTTAAAAAAAGGACCATTTGTCGATGATCATCTAATGACAAAAATCGAGAAATTAAATGAAACGGATAAGAAACAAGTTGTGAAAACTTGGTCTCGCCGTTCAACTATTTTCCCGCAATTCATCGGTCACACAATCGCAGTCTATGATGGACGCAAACATGTGCCTGTTTACATCTCTGAAGATATGGTAGGTCACAAGTTGGGTGAGTTTGCACCTACTCGTACTTACAAAGGTCATGCTAGTGATGACAAAAAAACAAGACGCTAA
- the rplV gene encoding 50S ribosomal protein L22, with protein sequence MQQAKAVARTVRIAPRKARLVMDLIRGKQVGEAVSILNHTPKAASPIIEKVLKSAIANAEHNYEMDANSLVVTQAYVNEGPTLKRFRPRAMGRASQINKRTSHITIVVSEKKEG encoded by the coding sequence ATGCAACAAGCTAAAGCTGTCGCAAGAACAGTCCGTATTGCTCCTCGTAAGGCACGTCTAGTAATGGACCTGATTCGAGGCAAGCAAGTAGGTGAAGCAGTATCAATCTTAAACCACACGCCAAAAGCTGCTTCCCCGATTATTGAAAAAGTTTTAAAATCTGCTATCGCTAACGCTGAGCACAACTATGAAATGGATGCAAACAGCCTGGTTGTTACTCAAGCTTACGTGAACGAAGGCCCTACGTTGAAAAGATTCCGTCCGCGCGCTATGGGACGTGCAAGCCAAATCAACAAACGTACGAGCCACATTACTATCGTTGTATCAGAAAAGAAGGAGGGATAA
- the rpsC gene encoding 30S ribosomal protein S3, with amino-acid sequence MGQKVNPVGLRIGVIRDWESKWFAGKDYADFLHEDLKIREFINQRLSDASVSKVEIERAANRVNITIHTAKPGMVIGKGGSEVEALRKALNSLTGKRVHINILEIKRADLDAQLVADNIARQLENRISFRRAQKQQIQRTMRAGAQGIKTMVSGRLGGADIARSEYYSEGTVPLHTLRADIDYATSEADTTYGKLGVKVWIYRGEVLPTKKKTEEGGK; translated from the coding sequence GTGGGTCAAAAGGTAAATCCAGTCGGTCTTCGTATTGGGGTTATACGTGATTGGGAATCTAAGTGGTTCGCTGGCAAAGATTACGCAGACTTCCTTCACGAAGATCTAAAAATCCGTGAATTTATTAATCAACGCCTGTCTGACGCTTCAGTTTCTAAAGTGGAAATCGAGCGTGCGGCAAACCGTGTCAATATTACGATCCACACAGCTAAGCCTGGTATGGTTATCGGTAAAGGCGGTTCTGAAGTCGAAGCGCTTCGCAAAGCCCTTAACAGCCTTACTGGCAAGCGTGTACACATTAACATTCTTGAAATCAAAAGAGCTGATCTTGATGCTCAGCTAGTTGCAGATAACATTGCTCGTCAATTGGAAAACCGTATTTCTTTCCGTCGTGCGCAAAAGCAACAAATCCAACGCACAATGCGCGCTGGTGCACAAGGAATTAAAACAATGGTTTCCGGTCGTCTTGGCGGCGCTGATATCGCTCGCTCTGAATATTACAGTGAAGGAACTGTTCCATTGCACACATTGCGTGCTGACATCGACTATGCTACATCTGAAGCTGACACAACTTACGGTAAGCTCGGTGTAAAAGTCTGGATCTATCGTGGAGAGGTTCTTCCTACTAAGAAGAAAACTGAGGAAGGAGGAAAATAA
- the rplP gene encoding 50S ribosomal protein L16, whose amino-acid sequence MLMPKRVKYRREHRGKMRGRAKGGTEVHFGEYGIQAQEASWITNRQIEAARIAMTRYMKRGGKVWIKIFPSKPYTAKPLEVRMGSGKGAPEGWVAVVKPGKVLFEISGVSEEVAREALRLASHKLPIKTKFVKREEIGGESNES is encoded by the coding sequence ATGTTAATGCCAAAACGCGTTAAATATCGCAGAGAGCATCGCGGAAAAATGCGCGGCCGTGCGAAAGGCGGCACTGAAGTGCATTTCGGTGAATACGGTATCCAGGCTCAAGAAGCTTCTTGGATCACAAACCGCCAAATCGAAGCAGCACGTATTGCGATGACTCGTTACATGAAACGTGGCGGTAAAGTTTGGATCAAAATTTTCCCTTCTAAGCCTTATACAGCTAAGCCTCTAGAGGTTCGGATGGGTTCCGGTAAAGGTGCTCCTGAAGGATGGGTAGCTGTTGTAAAACCGGGCAAAGTTTTATTTGAAATTTCTGGTGTGTCTGAGGAAGTCGCTCGTGAAGCTCTTCGTCTTGCATCTCACAAATTGCCAATTAAAACGAAGTTCGTAAAACGTGAAGAAATTGGTGGTGAATCAAATGAAAGCTAA
- the rpmC gene encoding 50S ribosomal protein L29, which produces MKANEIRDLTTAEIEQKVKSLKEELFNLRFQLATGQLENTARIREVRKSIARMKTVIREREIAANK; this is translated from the coding sequence ATGAAAGCTAATGAAATTCGTGACCTTACCACTGCTGAAATTGAACAAAAAGTAAAGTCTCTTAAAGAAGAACTTTTCAATCTTCGCTTTCAATTAGCGACAGGACAACTTGAAAATACTGCTCGCATTCGTGAAGTGCGCAAGTCAATCGCGCGCATGAAAACTGTGATTCGGGAAAGAGAAATTGCTGCCAACAAATAA
- the rpsQ gene encoding 30S ribosomal protein S17: MSERNQRKVYQGRVVSDKMDKTITVVVETYKKHSLYGKRVKYSKKFKAHDENNQAKIGDIVKIMETRPLSATKRFRLVEVVEEAVII; this comes from the coding sequence ATGAGCGAACGCAATCAGCGCAAAGTCTACCAAGGACGTGTTGTTTCTGACAAAATGGATAAAACCATTACTGTTGTTGTAGAAACTTACAAAAAACACTCACTCTACGGTAAACGCGTAAAGTACTCTAAAAAATTCAAAGCACATGATGAAAATAATCAGGCTAAAATCGGTGACATCGTAAAGATCATGGAAACTCGTCCATTATCTGCGACTAAACGTTTTCGTCTAGTTGAAGTTGTCGAAGAAGCTGTTATTATCTAA
- the rplN gene encoding 50S ribosomal protein L14: protein MIQQETRLKVADNSGAREVLTIKVLGGSGRKTANIGDVIVCTVKQATPGGVVKKGDVVKAVIVRSKSGARRNDGSYIKFDENACVIIRDDKSPRGTRIFGPVARELRDNNFMKIVSLAPEVL, encoded by the coding sequence ATGATTCAACAAGAGACTCGTTTAAAAGTAGCTGATAACTCTGGCGCGCGTGAAGTTCTTACGATCAAAGTTCTTGGCGGTTCCGGACGCAAAACGGCTAACATTGGTGATGTCATTGTTTGCACGGTTAAACAAGCAACACCAGGAGGCGTTGTCAAAAAAGGTGATGTCGTTAAAGCTGTTATCGTTCGTTCTAAGAGCGGAGCACGCAGAAATGACGGATCTTACATCAAATTCGACGAGAATGCATGTGTTATCATCCGTGACGACAAAAGCCCGCGCGGAACTCGTATCTTCGGACCTGTTGCACGTGAACTTCGTGACAACAACTTTATGAAAATTGTTTCTTTAGCTCCAGAAGTACTTTAA
- the rplX gene encoding 50S ribosomal protein L24, producing MHVKKGDKVMVISGKDKGKQGVILAAFPKKDRVLVEGVNMVKKHAKPTQANPQGGILNQEAPIHVSNVMPLDPKTGEVTRVGYKVENGKKVRVAKKSGQVLDN from the coding sequence ATGCATGTTAAAAAAGGCGATAAAGTAATGGTTATCTCTGGTAAAGACAAAGGGAAACAAGGAGTGATCCTTGCAGCATTCCCTAAAAAGGACCGCGTACTTGTTGAAGGTGTCAACATGGTGAAGAAGCACGCTAAGCCGACACAAGCAAACCCTCAAGGCGGAATCTTAAACCAAGAGGCGCCAATTCATGTGTCAAACGTAATGCCGCTCGATCCTAAAACAGGTGAAGTGACTCGCGTAGGATACAAAGTAGAAAATGGCAAAAAAGTTCGTGTTGCAAAAAAATCTGGGCAAGTTCTAGATAACTAG